The DNA region CCGTGATGTCGTCGTCGTTCTCGGGGCCGAGGCCGATCATCATGTACACCTTGACGCCCTTGAAGCCCAGGTCGCGGCTGATGTGCGCGGTCTTGATGAGGTCCTCGGTGGTGATGCCCTTCTTCAGCCAGCGGCGCAGGCGTTCGCTGGGGGCGTCGCTGGCGACCGTGAAGGTGCGCAGCCCGCCGGCCTTGAGGATCTCGGCCAGTTCGGCGTCCACCGTGTCGGCGCGGATGGAGCTGACGCCCAGCTTGATGCCCCGGTCGGTCAGGGTGCGGCCCACGAACTTGGTGTGCGGGAAGTCGCTGAGGGCCGCGCCGACCAGGCCGACCTTGGTGGCCCAGTCGGGAATCACGTCCAGCAGTTCCTGCGCCTGGTTGTTGCGGTTCGGGCCGTACATGGTCCGGGCGAGGCAGAACGTGCAGGGGCGGGGGCAGCCGCGCTGCGCCTCAACGAGGAACATGTTGCTCAGTTCGCTGTGCGGCGTGACGATCTGGCTGTAGGCGGGCAGCAGTTCCTTGGGCGCGGTCGCCCACTTGGGTTCGTGGGTGTGCCGCGCCGGGAGGAACACGCCGGGCATGCCGTCCACGAGATCGTAGAAGTCCTCGCGACTCGTCGCCTCGCGCAGGGCCTCGCTGACGACCGGGATGATCTGCTCGCCGTCCCCGATGATGATCACGTCCGCAAAGGGAGCCAGCGGGTAGGGGTTGGAACTGGTGAACGGCCCGCCGATCATGACGATGGCGTCGCTGTCGTCGCGTTCCTCGCGCAGGGGACGCAGGCCGGTGACATCCAGCAGGCGGATGATGTTCGTCAGGTCCAGCTCGAACGACACGCTGATCGCCAGCAGCTGGCAGTCCCCGGCGTCCCGGCCCGTCTCGACGGTGGGCAGGGCCTGCCCGGTCCGCTCGAACGCCTCGACGTCGTCGGGCAGGAAGGCGCGTTCGCAGGCGACACCTTCCTCGTTGTTGAACATGCGGTAGATGACCTGATACCCCAGCGAGGCCATGCCCACCGAGTAGCGGTTCGGGAAGGCCAGGGTCACGCGGACGGGAGCCTGCTTGAACAGGGTGCCGGTCTCGTCGTCCAGCAGGGGTTTGATGGTGTTGCGCCAGTAACTCAAAAGTCCTCCGGGAGCGTGGGCCGCGCCGGAGGGGACCAGAGCGGTCTCAGCGCAGGGGCTGGGCTCGGGCGGCGGCGCGCGTCACAATCTGCCATTCTACGGGATTGAGCGCACCCAACTGAAGTGCGCGTTACGACGCGCCCCTGCCGGAGTGATACGGACTCCGATTGAATGGGCTGCAAAGCCCGTTCAATCCGAGCGGATGCGAGAAGGAGAGAAGCGGGTTCCGGACGTGGAGCTGGCAATCCGGTGAAGTTCCGGATTGTCGGCGAAACAAACGGAATCCGTATGAGGACGAGGCATCCGACCGGCGCGCGTGCCACGCGGACCGCCGCCTGTTCCGCCCTCCACCGGGCCACACGCCGCGTGACCAACGCCCCGCCCGGCACCCGTCCCGCGCCCACCCTGCGGAGCAGCTCCACGGGTCGCTTCGCTCGGACCCAGCGGCTTTGCAGCCCATTCAATCGGAGTCCGTATCACTCCTTCAGGTCCGGCCCGGCGACCACCGGTGCCGGTTTGTCCAGCCGGAGCGCAGCGGCCGCAGGAGCGTCGGCCGCGCCCGGCTGGCCCGCCCCGGCCGGGCGGGGCAGGTCGGGCCGGGGGGCCCGGGCACGCAACGCCGGACGCCACGCGCTGGTCACGAAGTACACCAGTCCCGCCAGCAGGCCCGTGACCAGCAGAAACCACAGCAGGCGGCCAAGCACGCCGGCCGCGCCCACCACGAACACGCCCAGACCCGTGAGGAACTGCCCGATCAGCCACACGGCCGCGAGGGCCGTCACGGCCAGCAGAATCACGCCCGCCAGGGCCAGCAGCAGTCGCGTCATGCCGCGCAGTCTAGCAAGCAGGCGGATGGCGGCGTGTGCGCGACCCGGCCGCCACCGTCAAGCCCCATCCTCTCCCCTGTGCCGTACCCTGTCGGGCGTGAGGATTGTCGAGACGGAGCTGCTGGTGATCGGGGGCGGTGTGGCGGGCGCGTACGCGGCCCTGACGGCGCGCAGTTACGGGGCGGACGTGGTGCTGGCCTGCAAGACGCCCCTGACGGGCGGTTCGACCCGCTGGGCGCAGGGTGGGATCGCGGCGCCGCTGGCGGTGGGGGACGAGGAGGCGCACGCGCTCGACACCCTGAAGGCCGGGCGGGGGCTGTGCGAGCCGGAGGCGGTGCAGGCGTTCGTGCGGGACGCCCGGTCGCACGTGGAGACGCTGCGGGACCTGGGCGTGACGTTCAGCGCGCATGTGACTCTGGAAGGCGGGCACAGCCGGGCCAGGATCCGGCACACGGGGGACTCGACGGGTCATTCGATCAGTCTGGCGCTGGCCGGGGCGCTCGGGGCGGCGCGGGGGCCGGCGCTGAACGTGCTGGAGGGCGCGTTCGTGCGGAACCTGCGGGTGTCGGGGGGCGCGGTGGTGGGCGCGGACCTGCTCACGCCGGACGGGCCGGTGGGGGTGCGGGCCGGGGCGGTGCTGCTGGCGACCGGGGGCTTCGGACGGCTGTACCCGGTGACGACCGCGCCGCCGGAGGGCACCGGGGACGGGCTGGGGCTGGCGTGGCAGGCGGGCGCGGCGCTGCGGGACCTGGAGTTCGTGCAGTTCCACCCGACGGCCGTGGTGCGGGGCGGCGCGGCGTTCCTGGTGACGGAGGCCGCGCGGGGCGAGGGGGGGCGGCTGCTGAACGCACGCGGCGAGCGGTTCATGGAGCGCTACGATCCGGCGCTGGAACTCGCGCCGCGTGACGTGGTGGCCCGCGCGATTGCCGCCGAGATCGCCGCGACGGGCCGGGTGGACCTGGACCTGCGGCACCTGGGCGCGGCGTTCGTGCGCTCGCGCTTCCCGACGGTCACGGCGTCCCTGGCGCCGCTGGGCCTGGACCTGGGCGCGGACCTGATCCCGGTGCAGCCGGCGGTGCATTACACGATGGGTGGCGTCCAGACGGACGTGCAGGGCCGCACGGGCGTGCCGGGCCTGTACGCGGCGGGCGAGGTGGCGTCCAGCGGCCTGCACGGCGCGAACCGGCTGGCCAGCAACAGTCTGTCCGAGGGGCTGGTGTTCGGCGCGCGGGCGGCGCGGGCGGCCCTGGCGGTCCTGAAGCCAGTCCCGGCGCGCACCGAGGCGCTGCCGGCCCCGCTGGTGGACCCGGCCTGCCTGCCGGCGCTGCGGTCGCTGGTGGCGGGCGCGGCGGGCCTGCGGCGCGACGGGGCGGGCCTGCGGGCCGCGCTGGACGCCTGGGCGTGGCCGGTGACGCCCACCGAGTCCCGCGAGAGTGTGGAGGCCGGGCATCTGGCCCTGATCGGCGAGCGGGTGTTGCGGGCGGCGCTGGCGCGGGAGGAGTCGCGCGGCGGGCATCACCGGACGGACTTTCCGGGCGAGGCGGCGGGCGCGGTGCATTCCGTGCAGTCGCGCGCGCTGGGGGACACGGTGGCGCGGGTGCCGGTGGGCGCGGCGGCACCGGCTGTGCTAGGGTCTTCCGCGTGAAATCCCGCACAACGTCACCGCACGGGGCCGCCCCATGCTGAGTCTCGACGAGCGCCTGCGCGCCGCTCTGGCCGAGGACATCGGCCGGGGGGACGCCACGACCCTCGCCACCATTCCCGCCTCGCAGCGGGCCACCGCCGAATTCCTGCTGAAGGAACCGGGCGTCCTGAGCGGCCTGGAGGTCGCCACGCGCGTCTTCGCGCTGGTGGATCCGGCCGTGACCGTCACCTGGACCGCGCGGGACGGCGAGGCCCGCACGCGCGGCCCGATCGGCACGGTCAGCGGCGCGGCCCGCAGCCTCCTGACCGGCGAACGCCTCGCCCTGAACCTGACGCAGCGCCTGTCGGGCGTCGCCACGCAGACGCGGCGTTACGCGGACGCGCTGGGCGGCGGGCACACGCGCCTGCTCGACACCCGCAAGACCACCCCGCTGTGGCGCGACCTGGAGAAACAGGCGGTGCGGCACGGCGGCGGGTTCAACCACCGCGCGGGCCTGGACGACGGCATCCTGATCAAGGACAACCACGTGGCCGCCGCCGGGAGCATCACGGAGGCCATCCGCCGCGCCCGCGACCACAGTTACCTGCTGAAGATCGAGTGCGAGGTGCCGGACCTCGCGGGCCTGGAGGAAGCCCTGCACGCCCGCGCCGACCGCGTGCTGCTGGACAACATGAGCGACGAGCTGCTGGCGCAGGCCGTGGCCCTGCGTGACCGCCTCGCGCCGCACGTGACGCTGGAAGCCAGCGGCAACATGACCCTGTCCCGCCTGCCGCGCGTGGCGGCCAGCCGCGTGGACTTCGTGAGCGCCGGGGCGCTGACGCACTCGGCCCCCGCACTGGACATCAGCCTGAACTTCCTTCCCGACCCACACACCCCTGCCCCTGAGGACCTGTCATGACCGACCTGCCCAACACGGCCCCCACTCCCCGCCCTGTCACGGAACGCCCCGCCCCCGCCGGCACCCCGGTCGTGCCGCGCCCGCAGACGCCCCACCGTGACCTGCTGCAACTGGAAGTCCTGCC from Deinococcus depolymerans includes:
- a CDS encoding B12-binding domain-containing radical SAM protein; its protein translation is MSYWRNTIKPLLDDETGTLFKQAPVRVTLAFPNRYSVGMASLGYQVIYRMFNNEEGVACERAFLPDDVEAFERTGQALPTVETGRDAGDCQLLAISVSFELDLTNIIRLLDVTGLRPLREERDDSDAIVMIGGPFTSSNPYPLAPFADVIIIGDGEQIIPVVSEALREATSREDFYDLVDGMPGVFLPARHTHEPKWATAPKELLPAYSQIVTPHSELSNMFLVEAQRGCPRPCTFCLARTMYGPNRNNQAQELLDVIPDWATKVGLVGAALSDFPHTKFVGRTLTDRGIKLGVSSIRADTVDAELAEILKAGGLRTFTVASDAPSERLRRWLKKGITTEDLIKTAHISRDLGFKGVKVYMMIGLGPENDDDITELISFTKELAGINRIALGISPFVPKRHTPHFADPFAGVQVIEKRMKRIQKELRTTAELRNVSAKWAWVESVIARGGPEVGMAAYQIYRNESIGAWKKALDEVGWSDEFETNAPAIDLPPGQYESKDVSAHAQGLAI
- the nadB gene encoding L-aspartate oxidase; this translates as MRIVETELLVIGGGVAGAYAALTARSYGADVVLACKTPLTGGSTRWAQGGIAAPLAVGDEEAHALDTLKAGRGLCEPEAVQAFVRDARSHVETLRDLGVTFSAHVTLEGGHSRARIRHTGDSTGHSISLALAGALGAARGPALNVLEGAFVRNLRVSGGAVVGADLLTPDGPVGVRAGAVLLATGGFGRLYPVTTAPPEGTGDGLGLAWQAGAALRDLEFVQFHPTAVVRGGAAFLVTEAARGEGGRLLNARGERFMERYDPALELAPRDVVARAIAAEIAATGRVDLDLRHLGAAFVRSRFPTVTASLAPLGLDLGADLIPVQPAVHYTMGGVQTDVQGRTGVPGLYAAGEVASSGLHGANRLASNSLSEGLVFGARAARAALAVLKPVPARTEALPAPLVDPACLPALRSLVAGAAGLRRDGAGLRAALDAWAWPVTPTESRESVEAGHLALIGERVLRAALAREESRGGHHRTDFPGEAAGAVHSVQSRALGDTVARVPVGAAAPAVLGSSA
- the nadC gene encoding carboxylating nicotinate-nucleotide diphosphorylase — its product is MLSLDERLRAALAEDIGRGDATTLATIPASQRATAEFLLKEPGVLSGLEVATRVFALVDPAVTVTWTARDGEARTRGPIGTVSGAARSLLTGERLALNLTQRLSGVATQTRRYADALGGGHTRLLDTRKTTPLWRDLEKQAVRHGGGFNHRAGLDDGILIKDNHVAAAGSITEAIRRARDHSYLLKIECEVPDLAGLEEALHARADRVLLDNMSDELLAQAVALRDRLAPHVTLEASGNMTLSRLPRVAASRVDFVSAGALTHSAPALDISLNFLPDPHTPAPEDLS